The Raphanus sativus cultivar WK10039 chromosome 2, ASM80110v3, whole genome shotgun sequence genome includes a region encoding these proteins:
- the LOC108840578 gene encoding uncharacterized protein LOC108840578 yields MGEEGETIEFYNDHLTYFFWNVDDYPVPVDTDVKTVRSNIVDALNQMGFWGNMFFYVNSKQLTSNEVELFKAANILYIPDGTDVYRDKLADVHDVDTSFYLILSTGSTPAQHRNIALFVKPNSDPDSELQRVLNCLKSRGHNVLLVELPPDEECLLSVDSLVKYSRLLGGGKPRHKKELTDDDLRPVYSWELRDEDDEFDDSNFSNKKMLDFSERIRHLKGINRTVIFWDTVDCPFPPSLSPDQIFDKIKTALWERGYGDYITIWAYYDHRKWSPDMCLGDKTWASRIYFLPGGDGASRRIRMLSDMYLLSRDSPLRCCRGSLILVSDHFAGDPYYMEWFRLMQWRKYYLVLLVPSEISNISESPDEWPRYLLDSPPETSEEPLPEKPKLDAT; encoded by the exons ATGGGCGAAGAAGGCGAGACCATCGAATTTTACAACG ATCACCTGACATACTTCTTCTGGAACGTGGATGACTACCCAGTCCCTGTGGATACAGATGTTAAAACTGTTCGTAGTAATATCGTAGATGCTCTTAATCAAATGGGCTTCTGGGGGAATATGTTCTTCTATGTGAATTCTAAGCAACTCACTTCCAACGAAGTAGAGTTGTTCAAAGCCGCAAATATTCTCTACATACCCGATG GCACAGATGTTTACCGCGATAAACTGGCTGATGTGCATGATGTGGATACGAGTTTTTATTTGATTCTCTCAACAGGATCTACTCCAGCACAACATAGAAATATTGCACTATTCGTCAAACCAAATAGTGATCCAGATAGTGAGTTACAAAGGGTTCTCAACTGTTTGAAATCGAGGGGTCACAATGTTCTCCTAGTAGAGCTGCCACCTGATGAAGAGTGTCTCCTTAGTGTTGACTCTCTAGTTAAATATTCCCGACTTTTGGGTGGAGGAAAGCCTAGACACAAAAAAGAGTTAACTGATGATGATCTGCGGCCTGTGTATAGCTGGGAATTAAGAGACGAGGATGATGAGTTCGATGATAGCAATTTCTCCAACAAGAAGATGTTAGATTTCTCCG AGCGTATCAGACACCTCAAAGGGATCAACAGGACAGTTATCTTCTGGGACACTGTGGATTGCCCATTCCCTCCTTCGCTCTCTCCTGATCAAATCTTCGACAAGATCAAAACAGCTCTTTGGGAAAGAGGTTATGGTGATTATATTACAATCTGGGCTTATTATGATCACAGGAAATGGTCTCCGGATATGTGTCTGGGTGACAAGACTTGGGCTTCAAGAATCTACTTTCTTCCCGGAG GGGATGGAGCCTCGAGACGTATCAGAATGTTAAGTGACATGTATCTACTTTCAAGGGACTCTCCTCTGCGCTGTTGTCGAGGAAGTTTGATCCTAGTCTCAGATCATTTCGCAGGTGACCCTTACTACATGGAGTGGTTTCGATTAATGCAGTGGAGAAAATACTATCTTGTCTTGCTAGTTCCGAGTGAGATCAGCAACATATCAGAAAGCCCTGATGAATGGCCACGTTATCTGCTTGATAGTCCTCCCGAAACATCAGAAGAACCTCTTCCCGAAAAGCCTAAACTGGATGCTACCTAA